The Streptomyces luteogriseus genome includes a window with the following:
- a CDS encoding ABC transporter ATP-binding protein, with translation MSAASGTPIRRLLGCCRRYPRTVALTLGATVAAIVAAAAVPLISRAIVDRVILADELPLLPCLLVLLAAGCARFGAGAAQRCLAARLSCDVQHDLRMRTFTALSRLDGAGQDALQTGQVVSRSIYDLSMAQGLLAMLPTILGSVLLLVLSLAVMLALSPLLTLVMLFVLPPLLYTAWHSSRRLYPATLEARQREAAVASVVDDAVAGVRVVKGFGQEDRELRRLGAVANALFTARQGVVRLNALYGSTLQALPLLGQVGILATGGWMASRGAISLGTFVAFSTYVAQIVSPLRGLATVVTSLHQARASVVRVFEVIDTRPGITDRPDARQLPPGPLGIELADVTFGYEGAEAHHDGETHADARPVLSGLSLTVRPGETLALVGAPGSGKSTVSLLLSRFYDVRGGAVRVGGSDVRDLALDSLRSAIGLVPEHSFLFSGTVRDNIAYGRPDATDAQITAAATAAGADGFIRELPHGYDTTVGERGFTLSGGQRQRVALARALITDPRVLLLDDATSAVDSRTEEAIHAELRQVMRGRTALLVARRRSTLQLADRIALLEDGRVGDTGTHDELMARSAAYRDLFASAAAPNDEEAAGHHDAAAHTAAPYDELLPFDTGPALATEALERDAAAPPQLAALAPTATAPAPEAEPGFGLRGLLRPFRRALVLGAVFVLLDALVSVFVPLLIRTGIDDGIQQAASRVVLATSVAAVAIVLVGWAASMAQIRTNGLLGERLRYVLRLRGFAHLQRLDLAYYERELSGRIMTRMTADVESVAAFAQTGFATAAVSVISTLSVLTVLLVLDWRLGLVVCAGLPALVGATALFRWVAAGAYGAARDTSGAVNAELQEHVAGLRIAQVFCQTERGADRFADKSAAYRTARLRAQRHAAGYFGFVELLPGATAACVLAFGADRARDGGLTMGMLVVFLLYVDVLFSSVLQLSQVFDGYQQASVGLSRILDLFGTPTGTPRASQPLPVTQLKGAIDFEDVRFRYPGATRDAVDGVRLSIPVGRTVALVGETGAGKSTLVKLVGRFYDVTAGAVRVDGYDLRTLELGDYRRRLGIVPQEPHLTGGTVYDAIAYGRPGAAEGEVEAAARAVGAHELLSRLPGGYRHPVGEGGRTLSAGQRQLIALARAQLILPDVLLLDEATSALDPVTEAAVSDAVARLTEGRTSLIVAHRLTTAARADYIVVLADGAIAEEGTHTDLLARNGPYARLWLAH, from the coding sequence ATGTCCGCCGCTTCCGGTACGCCGATACGGCGCCTCCTCGGCTGCTGCCGCCGCTACCCACGCACCGTCGCCCTCACCCTCGGCGCCACCGTGGCCGCCATCGTGGCCGCGGCGGCCGTGCCGCTGATTTCCCGGGCCATCGTCGACCGGGTGATCCTCGCGGACGAACTCCCGTTGCTGCCCTGTCTGCTGGTGCTCCTGGCGGCCGGCTGCGCGCGCTTCGGCGCCGGCGCCGCCCAGCGCTGTCTGGCGGCGCGACTGTCCTGCGACGTCCAGCACGACCTGCGGATGCGCACCTTCACCGCGCTCTCCCGCCTGGACGGCGCGGGCCAGGACGCCTTGCAAACGGGCCAGGTCGTCAGCCGGTCGATCTACGACCTGTCCATGGCGCAGGGGCTGCTCGCGATGCTGCCCACCATCCTCGGCAGCGTTCTGCTCCTCGTCCTGTCCCTCGCCGTCATGCTGGCCCTGTCGCCGTTGCTCACCCTGGTCATGCTGTTCGTCCTGCCGCCGCTGCTCTACACGGCCTGGCACAGCAGCAGACGCCTGTACCCAGCCACGTTGGAGGCGCGGCAGCGCGAGGCGGCCGTCGCCTCGGTCGTCGACGACGCGGTCGCCGGCGTCCGCGTGGTCAAGGGGTTCGGGCAGGAGGACCGTGAGCTGCGCAGGCTCGGTGCCGTCGCGAACGCCCTGTTCACCGCGCGGCAGGGGGTCGTACGCCTCAACGCTCTGTACGGGTCGACCCTGCAGGCCCTGCCGCTCCTGGGCCAGGTCGGCATCCTCGCCACCGGGGGCTGGATGGCCTCGCGCGGCGCCATCTCCCTTGGCACGTTCGTCGCGTTCTCCACCTATGTGGCCCAGATCGTCTCGCCGCTGCGCGGCCTGGCCACCGTGGTGACCAGCCTCCACCAGGCGCGGGCCAGCGTCGTCCGGGTCTTCGAAGTGATCGACACCCGCCCCGGCATCACGGACCGCCCCGACGCGCGACAGCTGCCGCCGGGTCCTCTCGGTATCGAGCTGGCCGACGTCACGTTCGGATACGAGGGGGCCGAGGCGCACCACGACGGGGAGACACACGCGGACGCACGCCCCGTGCTGAGCGGGCTCTCCCTCACCGTCCGGCCGGGCGAGACGCTCGCCCTGGTCGGTGCGCCCGGTTCCGGCAAGTCCACGGTCTCGCTGCTGCTGTCGCGCTTCTACGACGTGCGGGGCGGAGCGGTGCGCGTCGGGGGCAGCGACGTGCGGGACCTGGCCCTGGACTCGCTGCGGTCTGCAATCGGCCTGGTCCCGGAACACAGCTTCCTGTTCTCCGGCACCGTGCGCGACAACATCGCCTACGGCCGCCCCGACGCCACGGACGCCCAGATCACGGCGGCGGCCACGGCGGCTGGCGCCGACGGCTTCATCCGTGAACTGCCCCACGGCTACGACACCACGGTCGGCGAACGGGGCTTCACCCTCTCCGGCGGCCAACGGCAGCGGGTCGCACTGGCCCGGGCTCTGATCACCGACCCCCGCGTCCTGCTGCTCGACGACGCCACCTCGGCCGTCGACTCCCGCACCGAGGAGGCGATCCACGCCGAGCTCCGGCAGGTCATGCGGGGCCGGACCGCCCTGCTCGTCGCCCGCCGCCGCTCCACCCTCCAACTCGCCGACCGCATAGCACTCCTGGAGGACGGCAGGGTCGGCGACACCGGCACGCACGACGAACTCATGGCTCGCTCGGCGGCGTACCGGGACCTGTTCGCGTCCGCCGCCGCCCCGAACGACGAGGAGGCAGCCGGACACCACGACGCAGCAGCCCACACGGCCGCTCCGTACGACGAGTTGCTGCCCTTCGACACCGGCCCGGCCCTTGCCACGGAAGCTCTGGAGCGGGACGCCGCCGCCCCGCCGCAGCTCGCCGCACTCGCTCCCACCGCCACCGCGCCCGCCCCCGAAGCGGAGCCCGGCTTCGGCCTGCGCGGTCTGCTGCGCCCCTTCCGGCGCGCGCTCGTCCTGGGGGCGGTGTTCGTCCTGCTCGACGCCCTGGTGAGCGTGTTCGTTCCGCTGCTCATCCGCACGGGCATCGACGACGGCATCCAACAGGCCGCGTCCCGCGTGGTGTTGGCGACCTCCGTGGCCGCCGTCGCCATCGTGCTGGTCGGCTGGGCGGCCAGCATGGCCCAGATCAGGACGAACGGCCTCCTCGGCGAGCGCCTCCGCTACGTGCTGCGGCTGCGCGGCTTCGCCCATCTGCAGCGCCTCGACCTCGCGTACTACGAACGCGAGCTGTCCGGCCGGATCATGACCAGGATGACCGCGGACGTGGAGTCGGTCGCGGCGTTCGCCCAGACCGGCTTCGCCACCGCGGCCGTCAGCGTGATCTCCACCCTCTCCGTGCTGACCGTGCTGCTCGTCCTGGACTGGCGGCTCGGCCTGGTGGTGTGCGCGGGCCTGCCGGCCCTGGTCGGCGCGACGGCGCTGTTCCGGTGGGTGGCCGCGGGAGCATACGGTGCCGCCCGCGACACGTCCGGCGCGGTCAACGCGGAGCTGCAGGAGCACGTCGCGGGCCTGCGCATCGCCCAGGTCTTCTGCCAGACGGAGCGCGGCGCCGACCGGTTCGCCGACAAGAGTGCCGCCTACCGCACGGCCCGATTGCGCGCCCAGCGGCACGCGGCGGGCTACTTCGGTTTCGTGGAACTCCTGCCGGGCGCGACCGCCGCATGCGTCCTGGCTTTCGGCGCGGACCGAGCCCGTGACGGCGGCCTCACCATGGGCATGCTCGTGGTGTTTCTCCTCTACGTGGATGTCCTGTTCTCCTCCGTCCTGCAACTCTCCCAGGTCTTCGACGGCTATCAGCAGGCGTCGGTCGGGCTCAGCCGCATCCTGGACCTCTTCGGTACCCCTACCGGCACTCCCCGAGCCTCACAGCCACTCCCCGTAACCCAGTTGAAGGGTGCGATCGACTTCGAAGACGTACGCTTCCGCTACCCCGGTGCGACGCGCGACGCGGTGGACGGGGTGCGCCTGAGCATCCCGGTCGGCCGGACCGTGGCTCTGGTCGGAGAGACTGGCGCGGGCAAGTCGACACTCGTGAAGCTGGTTGGCCGGTTCTACGATGTCACTGCGGGTGCCGTACGCGTGGACGGGTATGACCTGCGCACGCTGGAACTCGGGGACTACCGGCGGCGCCTCGGCATTGTTCCGCAGGAGCCGCACCTGACGGGTGGCACGGTTTACGACGCCATCGCGTACGGTCGTCCTGGAGCGGCCGAGGGCGAGGTGGAGGCCGCGGCGCGCGCCGTCGGAGCTCACGAGCTGCTCTCCCGGCTCCCTGGTGGCTACCGGCACCCCGTCGGGGAGGGCGGCCGCACCCTGTCCGCAGGCCAGCGCCAACTCATAGCCCTCGCTCGCGCCCAGCTGATCTTGCCAGATGTGCTCCTCCTCGACGAAGCTACCTCGGCCCTGGACCCGGTGACCGAAGCAGCTGTCTCCGATGCTGTAGCCCGACTTACCGAGGGTCGCACCTCCCTGATTGTTGCCCACCGACTCACCACCGCCGCCCGCGCGGACTACATAGTCGTTTTGGCGGATGGCGCCATTGCTGAGGAGGGCACCCACACGGACCTCCTCGCTCGCAACGGCCCCTACGCCCGTCTGTGGCTGGCGCACTGA
- a CDS encoding Mu transposase C-terminal domain-containing protein: protein MREQYDPERYTLAEREQAKAQELTALGFGRVSRTTVQRMRLAYRKQGLWGLLDHRTTRASSPTGRADERVVAAVREALRRRRGRSKGTINGLFPLINQILEDRHGPGTVPAPSQAKLYRLVTNLARPGELPSGPVRHVPASVDGRAFTPATALRPGEQVQVDTTRLDVLALFDDGHLARPELTIAVDVATRAILAAVLCPSATKAVDAALLLAEMAVPHPARPTWPDILRMDHAPALPHQRLAALDARLAAAAARPFVLPETIVVDRGEVFVSAAFTAACEHLGISVQPAPPRAPTAKGIVERTFGTINALFCQHLPGYTGSDVTRRGPDTEKDTCYSVPQLQDLLDEWLVHYHHRPHEGLRQPMMPKKALTPNQMWAALVAVAGYVPVPLTGSDYLELLPVRWQAITPAGITIHHRTYDHDLLAPYRGQASPVAGRGRKWEIHYNPHDVRQIWIRLPDGELTEIPWIHRDHVHQPFNDHTWQHIRTHAHHNNHDDSQQHEAGLADALDQLMRRVHSGHATTTEQALLARATTLPIAAARHPQYATGPITGEPAQHGESAQHGEDDSTDDLDDLPEDDTRPAAAEGFGLYDAHEEADKW, encoded by the coding sequence GTGCGCGAGCAGTACGACCCCGAGCGGTACACGCTGGCCGAACGGGAGCAGGCCAAGGCCCAGGAGCTGACCGCGCTCGGATTCGGCCGGGTCTCGCGCACCACGGTGCAGCGCATGCGGCTCGCCTACCGCAAGCAAGGCCTGTGGGGGCTGCTCGACCACCGCACCACCCGCGCCTCCAGCCCCACCGGCCGGGCCGACGAGCGGGTCGTCGCCGCCGTCCGCGAAGCGCTGCGCCGCCGCCGCGGCCGCTCCAAGGGCACCATCAACGGCCTGTTCCCGCTGATCAACCAGATCCTCGAGGACCGGCACGGCCCCGGCACGGTGCCCGCGCCGTCCCAGGCCAAGCTGTACCGGCTCGTCACCAATCTCGCCCGGCCCGGCGAACTGCCCTCCGGACCCGTCCGGCACGTACCGGCGAGCGTCGACGGGCGGGCGTTCACCCCGGCTACGGCACTGCGGCCCGGCGAGCAGGTCCAGGTCGACACCACCCGCCTGGACGTCCTGGCCCTCTTCGACGACGGGCATCTGGCCCGGCCCGAACTGACCATTGCCGTCGACGTCGCCACCCGTGCCATCCTCGCCGCCGTGCTGTGCCCGAGTGCGACCAAGGCCGTGGACGCCGCCCTGCTGCTGGCGGAGATGGCCGTCCCGCACCCCGCCCGCCCCACTTGGCCGGACATCCTGCGCATGGACCACGCCCCCGCACTCCCCCACCAGCGGCTGGCCGCGCTGGATGCGCGACTGGCCGCCGCGGCGGCCCGGCCCTTCGTCCTGCCCGAGACGATCGTCGTCGACCGCGGCGAAGTTTTCGTCTCCGCCGCGTTCACCGCCGCCTGCGAACACCTCGGCATCAGCGTCCAGCCCGCCCCGCCGCGCGCTCCCACCGCCAAAGGCATCGTCGAGCGGACGTTCGGCACCATCAACGCCCTGTTCTGCCAGCACCTGCCCGGCTACACCGGATCCGACGTCACCCGCCGCGGCCCCGACACCGAGAAAGACACCTGCTACAGCGTCCCCCAGCTCCAGGACCTGCTCGACGAATGGCTGGTGCACTACCACCACCGGCCCCACGAAGGCCTGCGCCAACCGATGATGCCGAAAAAGGCCCTCACCCCCAACCAGATGTGGGCCGCGCTGGTCGCCGTCGCCGGGTACGTGCCCGTCCCGCTCACCGGCAGCGACTACCTCGAGCTGCTGCCCGTGCGCTGGCAGGCCATCACCCCCGCCGGCATCACCATCCACCACCGCACCTACGACCACGATCTCCTCGCCCCCTACCGCGGCCAGGCCTCCCCCGTTGCCGGCCGGGGCAGGAAATGGGAAATCCACTACAACCCCCACGACGTCCGCCAGATCTGGATCCGCCTGCCCGACGGCGAGCTCACCGAAATCCCCTGGATCCACCGCGACCACGTCCACCAGCCGTTCAACGACCACACCTGGCAGCACATCCGCACCCACGCCCACCACAACAACCACGACGACAGCCAGCAGCATGAAGCCGGCCTCGCCGACGCCCTCGACCAGCTCATGCGCCGCGTCCACAGCGGCCACGCCACCACCACCGAACAAGCCCTCCTCGCCCGCGCCACCACACTGCCCATTGCCGCCGCACGGCACCCGCAATACGCCACCGGCCCCATAACCGGCGAGCCGGCGCAGCACGGAGAGTCGGCGCAGCACGGCGAGGACGACAGCACCGACGACCTCGACGACCTCCCCGAGGACGACACCCGCCCCGCCGCGGCCGAAGGATTCGGGCTCTACGACGCACACGAGGAAGCCGACAAGTGGTGA
- a CDS encoding TnsA-like heteromeric transposase endonuclease subunit, protein MDQGSGFEAVFLDPVGQAVQQRWADAAMTVAFEELPPVSAFPVVPGRRWGPGLWWSATTGRHVAAGSNAMRAQLMVLDRDPDVTGLAGRPVRLLWRNPRGQVRSWVPQLFARRTDGTALLADCPSHAGADGERARGAAKAVAEACAHIGWSYRRLTPLDDVLAANLKWLAGYRHPRNAGQPGLMPAVLEAFTRPRPLIEGASAAGDPIKVLPAVFHALWHGQLTAGLDTPLHERVPVGPRDWSGPQTGDAG, encoded by the coding sequence GTGGACCAGGGCAGCGGGTTCGAGGCGGTGTTCCTTGACCCAGTGGGGCAGGCGGTCCAGCAGCGGTGGGCGGATGCCGCCATGACCGTGGCGTTCGAGGAACTGCCGCCGGTATCGGCGTTCCCGGTGGTCCCGGGACGCCGCTGGGGGCCGGGACTTTGGTGGTCGGCGACCACCGGGCGGCACGTAGCCGCCGGGTCCAACGCGATGCGCGCCCAGCTGATGGTCCTGGACCGCGACCCGGACGTGACCGGCCTGGCGGGGCGGCCGGTGCGGCTGCTGTGGCGTAATCCCCGCGGGCAGGTGCGCTCCTGGGTGCCGCAGCTCTTCGCCCGTCGTACCGACGGCACCGCGCTGCTCGCCGACTGTCCCAGCCACGCGGGCGCCGACGGCGAACGCGCCCGGGGCGCCGCCAAGGCCGTCGCGGAAGCGTGCGCGCACATCGGCTGGAGCTACCGGCGCCTGACACCGCTCGACGACGTACTGGCCGCCAACCTGAAATGGCTGGCCGGCTACCGCCATCCCCGCAACGCCGGCCAGCCCGGCCTGATGCCCGCTGTCTTGGAGGCGTTCACGCGGCCGCGGCCGCTGATCGAAGGCGCCAGCGCGGCCGGCGACCCCATCAAGGTCCTGCCCGCCGTCTTTCACGCCCTGTGGCACGGACAGCTGACGGCCGGCCTGGACACGCCGCTGCACGAACGCGTCCCCGTCGGCCCGCGGGACTGGAGCGGCCCCCAGACCGGAGATGCCGGGTGA